Proteins encoded by one window of Epinephelus moara isolate mb chromosome 18, YSFRI_EMoa_1.0, whole genome shotgun sequence:
- the pecam1a gene encoding platelet endothelial cell adhesion molecule isoform X1: MDSRPPNLPLLLLTCLLHFWQCGRGQSSYIIDDVGLTVLPSNTVESGTPVTLRCQVKVSHDNIPNLEHTFQLTQDDSPIHSVTTTKDSVVYELNPARAADSGSYECRVTVKDKSKTSRSQKLDVTGLQTPILYLNKTAPYQGEEFTATCSAPEEKGSLIFRFYQRSRDGALNRIKQPAPTGNTSETTLVLREIGDSFLYCDYEVNLVSGARSSNRSNEIQVIVKGLYISPIMNVLPSREVFEGDVIEVVCKVVSPLRNIEVFLTKDRRVLKQAPVSLSHRFTAEEGDSGKLVCKAEWGNVQKESNLTITVKELYSKPQLTVTPTDIFEGDRFKLTCSVSIHVPEKISNKSMKFSIYKDGVKLTSGDTYSTVAKPIKNGKYTCKAQAATLTHSFVKESQTLVVKAKVPVSKPMLSVVGGTLVLGKHFQLLCQSDNGTLPITYTLRGPNKPYDPMVVRQPGQQAIFNSSPIKKISDLKSFKCHAQNSPNRPPMNETGVQLLHLKIIEPVSVPKLTVLPSMGVVSEGQDVALVCSVDRGSPPISFMWYLTETKSALAFQNSKEQAASFYINNIRREHQGGYYCMSTNAANETQQSPTVMIGVKMAGWKKGLIALVVLCILFVLAMILILAFKRRLLLFKRKRTGELSVKSAGTKVERLSLTQAEVNEAANVTPGMIGKSVWSEHTSGSESDDQNSVTAPEKPPEPQYTEVQTRQAGPNRAPVKVGTDTVYSEVRNSKQGVPEQADGQGSLEYAQLNHDTDPHSDHGNHSDHIVQDDHLDEIDDSVHIDTADHGE; this comes from the exons ATGGACTCCAGACCCCCCAACCTGCCGCTGCTTCTCCTCACCTGCCTCCTACATTTCT GGCAGTGTGGCAGAGGACAGTCAT CATACATTATAGACGACGTTGGCCTCACAGTCCTGCCCAGCAACACAGTTGAGAGCGGGACGCCGGTGACCCTGCGCTGTCAGGTCAAAGTCAGCCACGACAACATCCCTAACCTGGAGCACACTTTCCAGCTCACACAGGATGACAGTCCCATCCACTCCGTAACCACCACAAAAGACTCAGTCGTATATGAGCTCAACCCAGCCAGGGCAGCGGACTCTGGAAGTTATGAGTGTCGGGTCACTGTCAAGGACAAGAGCAAAACCAGCCGCAGCCAAAAACTCGACGTCACAG GCCTGCAGACCCCTATTCTGTATTTGAATAAGACTGCACCCTATCAGGGTGAAGAGTTCACAGCCACCTGCAGTGCTCCAGAGGAGAAAGGATCCCTCATCTTCCGGTTTTACCAGAGATCTAGGGACGGAGCCCTTAACAGGATAAAGCAGCCAGCGCCTACTGGGAACACATCTGAGACCACACTGGTCCTGAGAGAGATTGGAGACAGCTTCCTGTACTGTGACTATGAGGTCAATTTGGTTTCTGGGGCCAGGAGCTCCAACCGCAGCAATGAGATTCAAGTGATAGTTAAAG GACTTTACATTTCCCCGATCATGAATGTGCTGCCCTCCAGAGAAGTCTTTGAGGGTGATGTAATagaagtggtctgcaaagtgGTGAGTCCACTGAGGAACATTGAAGTATTCCTGACGAAGGACAGGAGGGTCCTCAAGCAAGCACCGGTCAGCCTCAGTCATCGATTCACCGCAGAAGAAGGCGACTCTGGGAAACTCGTGTGCAAGGCAGAGTGGGGCAACGTGCAGAAAGAATCCAATCTAACTATCACAGTTAAAG AGCTGTATTCAAAGCCACAACTGACTGTGACGCCCACAGACATCTTTGAGGGAGACCGCTTCAAACTCACCTGCTCAGTCTCCATTCATGTTCCTGAGAAGATCAGCAATAAAAGCATGAAGTTCTCCATCTACAAAGATGGAGTCAAACTCACCAGTGGAGACACATACAGCACTGTGGCAAAACCTATAAAAAACGGCAAATACACCTGTAAAGCCCAAGCTGCTACTCTTACGCACAGCTTTGTAAAAGAAAGCCAAACCCTTGTTGTGAAAGCAAAAG TTCCTGTTTCAAAACCCATGCTGAGTGTGGTGGGGGGTACGCTGGTGTTGGGAAAGCACTTCCAGCTGCTCTGTCAAAGCGACAATGGCACTCTGCCCATCACATACACCCTGCGTGGCCCTAACAAGCCGTATGATCCCATGGTGGTGAGACAGCCAGGGCAACAGGCCATCTTTAACTCCTCACCCATTAAAAAGATTTCTGACTTAAAAAGCTTTAAGTGCCATGCGCAAAACAGTCCAAACAGGCCTCCCATGAATGAAACAGGGGTGCAGCTGCTGCATTTAAAGATCATAG AGCCTGTGTCAGTACCAAAGTTGACCGTGCTCCCCAGCATGGGGGTCGTCTCCGAGGGCCAGGACGTGGCTCTTGTCTGCTCTGTTGACAGAGGATCTCCTCCCATCAGCTTCATGTGGTACCTCACTGAGACAAAGAGTGCTCTCGCCTTCCAGAACTCCAAGGAACAGGCAGCATCCTTCTATATCAACAACATCAGACGTGAGCACCAAGGGGGATACTACTGTATGAGCACCAACGCAGCCAACGAAACCCAACAAAGCCCCACTGTCATGATTGGAG TGAAGATGGCTGGCTGGAAGAAAGGCCTCATCGCTCTTGTGGTCTTATGCATCCTGTTCGTACTGGCAATGATCCTCATTTTGGCCTTTAAGAGACGCCTCCTTCTGTTCAAGAGGAAAAGAACTGGCGAGCTGTCAGT GAAGTCGGCCGGCACTAAAGTGGAGCGGCTGAGCCTCACCCAGGCGGAGGTCAATGAGGCTGCCAACG tCACCCCAGGCATGATCGGAAAGAGTGTTTGGAGTGAACATACATCAGGCTCTG AGTCTGACGACCAGAATAGTGTGACCGCTCCGGAAAAGCCGCCAGAACCTCAATACACTGAGGTGCAGACCAGACAGGCAGGTCCAAACAGAG CTCCGGTGAAAGTGGGCACAGACACGGTGTACAGCGAAGTGCGGAACTCCAAGCAAG GTGTTCCAGAGCAGGCCGATGGT CAGGGGTCATTGGAGTATGCACAGCTGAATCATGACACCGATCCCCACAGTGACCACGGTAACCATAGTGACCACATTGTCCAGGATGACCACTTAGATGAGATTGACGACAGTGTTCACATCGACACTGCCGACCACGGGGAATGA
- the pecam1a gene encoding platelet endothelial cell adhesion molecule isoform X2, with amino-acid sequence MDSRPPNLPLLLLTCLLHFWQCGRGQSSYIIDDVGLTVLPSNTVESGTPVTLRCQVKVSHDNIPNLEHTFQLTQDDSPIHSVTTTKDSVVYELNPARAADSGSYECRVTVKDKSKTSRSQKLDVTGLQTPILYLNKTAPYQGEEFTATCSAPEEKGSLIFRFYQRSRDGALNRIKQPAPTGNTSETTLVLREIGDSFLYCDYEVNLVSGARSSNRSNEIQVIVKGLYISPIMNVLPSREVFEGDVIEVVCKVVSPLRNIEVFLTKDRRVLKQAPVSLSHRFTAEEGDSGKLVCKAEWGNVQKESNLTITVKELYSKPQLTVTPTDIFEGDRFKLTCSVSIHVPEKISNKSMKFSIYKDGVKLTSGDTYSTVAKPIKNGKYTCKAQAATLTHSFVKESQTLVVKAKVPVSKPMLSVVGGTLVLGKHFQLLCQSDNGTLPITYTLRGPNKPYDPMVVRQPGQQAIFNSSPIKKISDLKSFKCHAQNSPNRPPMNETGVQLLHLKIIEPVSVPKLTVLPSMGVVSEGQDVALVCSVDRGSPPISFMWYLTETKSALAFQNSKEQAASFYINNIRREHQGGYYCMSTNAANETQQSPTVMIGVKMAGWKKGLIALVVLCILFVLAMILILAFKRRLLLFKRKRTGELSVKSAGTKVERLSLTQAEVNEAANVTPGMIGKSVWSEHTSGSESDDQNSVTAPEKPPEPQYTEVQTRQAGPNRAPVKVGTDTVYSEVRNSKQGVPEQADGGSLEYAQLNHDTDPHSDHGNHSDHIVQDDHLDEIDDSVHIDTADHGE; translated from the exons ATGGACTCCAGACCCCCCAACCTGCCGCTGCTTCTCCTCACCTGCCTCCTACATTTCT GGCAGTGTGGCAGAGGACAGTCAT CATACATTATAGACGACGTTGGCCTCACAGTCCTGCCCAGCAACACAGTTGAGAGCGGGACGCCGGTGACCCTGCGCTGTCAGGTCAAAGTCAGCCACGACAACATCCCTAACCTGGAGCACACTTTCCAGCTCACACAGGATGACAGTCCCATCCACTCCGTAACCACCACAAAAGACTCAGTCGTATATGAGCTCAACCCAGCCAGGGCAGCGGACTCTGGAAGTTATGAGTGTCGGGTCACTGTCAAGGACAAGAGCAAAACCAGCCGCAGCCAAAAACTCGACGTCACAG GCCTGCAGACCCCTATTCTGTATTTGAATAAGACTGCACCCTATCAGGGTGAAGAGTTCACAGCCACCTGCAGTGCTCCAGAGGAGAAAGGATCCCTCATCTTCCGGTTTTACCAGAGATCTAGGGACGGAGCCCTTAACAGGATAAAGCAGCCAGCGCCTACTGGGAACACATCTGAGACCACACTGGTCCTGAGAGAGATTGGAGACAGCTTCCTGTACTGTGACTATGAGGTCAATTTGGTTTCTGGGGCCAGGAGCTCCAACCGCAGCAATGAGATTCAAGTGATAGTTAAAG GACTTTACATTTCCCCGATCATGAATGTGCTGCCCTCCAGAGAAGTCTTTGAGGGTGATGTAATagaagtggtctgcaaagtgGTGAGTCCACTGAGGAACATTGAAGTATTCCTGACGAAGGACAGGAGGGTCCTCAAGCAAGCACCGGTCAGCCTCAGTCATCGATTCACCGCAGAAGAAGGCGACTCTGGGAAACTCGTGTGCAAGGCAGAGTGGGGCAACGTGCAGAAAGAATCCAATCTAACTATCACAGTTAAAG AGCTGTATTCAAAGCCACAACTGACTGTGACGCCCACAGACATCTTTGAGGGAGACCGCTTCAAACTCACCTGCTCAGTCTCCATTCATGTTCCTGAGAAGATCAGCAATAAAAGCATGAAGTTCTCCATCTACAAAGATGGAGTCAAACTCACCAGTGGAGACACATACAGCACTGTGGCAAAACCTATAAAAAACGGCAAATACACCTGTAAAGCCCAAGCTGCTACTCTTACGCACAGCTTTGTAAAAGAAAGCCAAACCCTTGTTGTGAAAGCAAAAG TTCCTGTTTCAAAACCCATGCTGAGTGTGGTGGGGGGTACGCTGGTGTTGGGAAAGCACTTCCAGCTGCTCTGTCAAAGCGACAATGGCACTCTGCCCATCACATACACCCTGCGTGGCCCTAACAAGCCGTATGATCCCATGGTGGTGAGACAGCCAGGGCAACAGGCCATCTTTAACTCCTCACCCATTAAAAAGATTTCTGACTTAAAAAGCTTTAAGTGCCATGCGCAAAACAGTCCAAACAGGCCTCCCATGAATGAAACAGGGGTGCAGCTGCTGCATTTAAAGATCATAG AGCCTGTGTCAGTACCAAAGTTGACCGTGCTCCCCAGCATGGGGGTCGTCTCCGAGGGCCAGGACGTGGCTCTTGTCTGCTCTGTTGACAGAGGATCTCCTCCCATCAGCTTCATGTGGTACCTCACTGAGACAAAGAGTGCTCTCGCCTTCCAGAACTCCAAGGAACAGGCAGCATCCTTCTATATCAACAACATCAGACGTGAGCACCAAGGGGGATACTACTGTATGAGCACCAACGCAGCCAACGAAACCCAACAAAGCCCCACTGTCATGATTGGAG TGAAGATGGCTGGCTGGAAGAAAGGCCTCATCGCTCTTGTGGTCTTATGCATCCTGTTCGTACTGGCAATGATCCTCATTTTGGCCTTTAAGAGACGCCTCCTTCTGTTCAAGAGGAAAAGAACTGGCGAGCTGTCAGT GAAGTCGGCCGGCACTAAAGTGGAGCGGCTGAGCCTCACCCAGGCGGAGGTCAATGAGGCTGCCAACG tCACCCCAGGCATGATCGGAAAGAGTGTTTGGAGTGAACATACATCAGGCTCTG AGTCTGACGACCAGAATAGTGTGACCGCTCCGGAAAAGCCGCCAGAACCTCAATACACTGAGGTGCAGACCAGACAGGCAGGTCCAAACAGAG CTCCGGTGAAAGTGGGCACAGACACGGTGTACAGCGAAGTGCGGAACTCCAAGCAAG GTGTTCCAGAGCAGGCCGATGGT GGGTCATTGGAGTATGCACAGCTGAATCATGACACCGATCCCCACAGTGACCACGGTAACCATAGTGACCACATTGTCCAGGATGACCACTTAGATGAGATTGACGACAGTGTTCACATCGACACTGCCGACCACGGGGAATGA